From Verrucomicrobiota bacterium, a single genomic window includes:
- a CDS encoding biotin--[acetyl-CoA-carboxylase] ligase → MESSVSVVYVESNHMSQRKRTVIDILRENPGFVSGEVISARLGISRNAVHKHVKSLRKRGYQILGISRRGYKLEAEPVKLVVPIITEMTQGSMFGRSFRYYDEIESTNVEAKELAMAGAPEGTVVIAELQRAGRGRLGRRWTSPAGKGLLFSVILRPTLPMSRAHMLTIVAAVAAARGIETQTDASVRIKWPNDLFVGDRKAGGILLEVAGEQDVVEWVIVGIGINVNTEYAELPVDLRRTATSLKMATGDPVDRSELLARILLALETAYKEAQKHGFDRALSEFRQRDYLLKRSVSVQTREGSVIGEATGIDNQGALLVQLPHRHIRRFHSGDVTLH, encoded by the coding sequence ATGGAATCTTCAGTCTCCGTCGTCTACGTTGAGTCCAATCACATGAGCCAGCGGAAGCGGACAGTCATCGACATCCTGCGCGAGAACCCCGGCTTCGTCTCCGGCGAGGTGATCAGCGCCCGTCTCGGCATCTCGCGCAACGCGGTGCACAAGCACGTCAAGTCCCTGCGCAAGCGGGGGTACCAGATCCTCGGCATCTCGCGCCGCGGCTACAAGCTCGAGGCCGAGCCGGTCAAGCTGGTCGTGCCGATCATCACCGAGATGACGCAGGGGTCGATGTTCGGGCGCTCCTTCCGCTACTACGACGAGATCGAGTCGACCAACGTCGAGGCGAAGGAGCTCGCGATGGCAGGCGCGCCTGAGGGCACCGTCGTCATCGCCGAGCTGCAGCGCGCAGGGCGCGGGCGCCTGGGGCGCCGCTGGACCTCGCCGGCCGGCAAGGGCCTCCTCTTCTCCGTCATCCTGCGCCCGACCCTGCCGATGAGCCGCGCCCACATGCTCACGATCGTCGCCGCCGTCGCGGCTGCGCGCGGCATCGAGACCCAAACCGATGCCTCGGTGCGCATCAAGTGGCCCAATGACCTCTTCGTCGGCGACCGCAAGGCGGGCGGGATCCTGCTCGAGGTGGCCGGCGAGCAGGATGTCGTGGAGTGGGTCATCGTCGGCATCGGCATCAACGTGAACACCGAGTACGCGGAGCTGCCCGTCGACCTGCGCCGTACGGCCACCTCACTCAAGATGGCGACCGGCGACCCGGTAGACCGCAGTGAGCTGCTTGCGCGCATCCTGCTGGCCCTCGAGACCGCGTACAAGGAAGCCCAGAAGCACGGGTTCGACCGCGCCCTCAGTGAGTTCCGCCAGCGCGATTACCTCCTCAAGCGCAGCGTGTCGGTGCAGACTCGAGAGGGCTCGGTGATCGGCGAGGCCACCGGCATCGACAATCAGGGAGCCCTGCTCGTGCAGCTCCCACACCGGCACATACGACGGTTCCACTCGGGAGACGTGACACTGCACTGA